A window of the Eretmochelys imbricata isolate rEreImb1 chromosome 7, rEreImb1.hap1, whole genome shotgun sequence genome harbors these coding sequences:
- the OGG1 gene encoding N-glycosylase/DNA lyase isoform X1 yields MGRGGGPALWGHLPCRRSELRLELVLRCGQAFRWRESSAGHWTGVLAGRVWTLRQTEERLWYNGSPGGGGGGGKAAAQRPRGRSCSPGEATRGAGSLKAPARAAPGSCDAQQILRDYFQLDVGLAGLYEAWGAMDPHFRKVAANFPGVRVLRQDPVECLFSFLCTTNNHLARITGMIERLCRAFGRRLCQLDAEPYHAFPSLQALAGVDAERRLRALGFGYRAKFVSQSAQAVLRQFGAEGLHQLRSTPYPEARRLLCALPGVGAKVADCVCLMALDKTEAVPVDTHVWQIARRDYGLELGSGARSVTMRVHSELGDFFRRLWGSHAGWAQAVLFCADLKMFRQNPGTSVGARGGPSPTAASLSCCRPTPALDAGGQDSTSPAATGTLYTEAAPATCALTGKFHRGASRKRPRGEKCRTSPSPSPQGAL; encoded by the exons CGGAGCTGCGGCTGGAGCTGGTGCTGCGCTGTGGCCAGGCCTTCCG CTGGAGGGAGAGCAGCGCCGGGCACTGGACCGGGGTCCTGGCGGGCCGCGTGTGGACGCTCAGGCAGACGGAAGAGCGGCTCTGGTACAATGGTtcaccaggaggaggaggaggaggagggaaggcagcCGCACAGAGGCCACGGGGCAGGAGCTGCAGCCCAGGGGAAGCGACCCGGGGAGCTGGCAGCCTGAAGGCCCCTGCCAGGGCGGCTCCGGGCAGCTGTGATGCCCAGCAGATCCTCCGTGACTACTTCCAGCTGGACGTAGGCCTGGCCGGGCTGTACGAGGCCTGGGGCGCAATGGACCCGCACTTCCGGAAAGTGGCTGCCAATTTCCCAG GCGTCCGCGTGCTGCGCCAGGACCCCGTCGAGtgcctcttctccttcctctgcaccaCCAACAACCACCTGGCGCGCATCACGGGCATGATCGAGCGCCTCTGCCGGGCCTTCGGTCGCCGTCTCTGCCAGCTGGACGCGGAGCCGTACCACGCCTTCCCCTCGCTGCAGGCCCTGGCCG GGGTTGACGCTGAGCGCCGGCTCCGGGCTCTGGGCTTTGGCTACCGGGCAAAGTTTGTGAGCCAGAGCGCCCAGGCTGTGCTGAGGCAGTTTGGGGCCGAGGGGTTGCACCAGCTGCGCAGCACCCCCTACCCGGAAGCCAGGAGGCTGCTCTGCGCCCTGCCCGGCGTGGGGGCCAAG GTGGCGGACTGCGTGTGCCTGATGGCGCTAGACAAGACGGAGGCCGTGCCCGTGGACACCCACGTGTGGCAGATCGCCCGGCGGGACTACGGCCTGGAGCTGGGCTCAGGCGCCCGGAGTGTGACGATGCGCGTGCACAGTGAGCTTG GAGACTTTTTCCGGAGGCTCTGGGGATCCCATGCAGGCTGGGCGCAGGCG GTTCTCTTCTGTGCCGATTTAAAGATGTTCCGGCAGAACCCTGGCACAAGTGTCGGGGCAAGGGGGGGCCCATCCCCAACAGCGGCTTCTCTGTCCTGTTGCAgacccacccctgccctggaCGCAGGGGGGCAGGACTCGACTTCGCCTGCGGCCACAGGGACTCTGTACACAGAAGCAGCTCCAGCCACTTGTGCCCTGACTGGCAAATTCCACCGTGGGGCCAGCCGGAAGCGGCCCCGTGGGGAAAAGTGccgcaccagccccagcccctccccacaggggGCACTGTAG
- the CAMK1 gene encoding calcium/calmodulin-dependent protein kinase type 1 isoform X2: protein MMPLDEDGPSWKKRAQDIREIYEFRETLGTGAFSEVVLAEEKTSRKLVAIKCIAKKALEGKETSLENEIAVLHKIKHPNIVALDDIYESGGHLYLIMQLVSGGELFDRIVEKGFYTERDASQLIRQILDAVRYLHDMGIVHRDLKPENLLYYSPDPDSKIMISDFGLSKIEGSGSVMSTACGTPGYVAPEVLAQKPYSKAVDCWSIGVIAYILLCGYPPFYDENDAKLFEQILRAEYEFDSPYWDDISESAKDFIQHLMEKDPSKRFTCEQALQHPWIAGDTALDKNIHQSVSEQIKKNFAKSKWKQAFNATAVVRHMRKLQLGTSQEGPGQTTPPSPCDLLEAAASNGSDSRGCDRSLGPSSHCPPQD, encoded by the exons ATGATGCCTCTGGATGAGGATGGGCCGAGCTGGAAGAAGAGAGCCCAGGACATCCGGGAGATCTACGAGTTCCGGGAGACCCTGGGCAC gggAGCCTTCTCCGAGGTGGTGCTGGCCGAGGAGAAGACGAGCCGGAAGCTGGTGGCCATTAAGTGCATTGCGAAGAAGGCCctggaggggaaggagaccagCCTGGAGAACGAGATTGCCGTCCTGCACAA GATCAAGCACCCCAACATTGTGGCTTTGGATGACATTTACGAGAGTGGGGGTCACCTCTACCTCATCATGCAGCT GGTCTCGGGTGGGGAGCTCTTTGATCGGATTGTGGAGAAGGGTTTCTACACGGAGCGAGACGCCAGCCAGCTGATCCGGCAGATCCTGGACGCTGTGAGGTACCTGCACGACATGGGCATTGTGCACCGGGACCTGAAG CCCGAGAATCTGCTCTATTACAGCCCGGACCCGGACTCCAAGATCATGATCAGTGACTTTGGGCTGTCAAAGATTGAGGGCTCTGGCAGCGTCATGTCCACGGCCTGCGGGACCCCCGGCTATGTGG ccccggaggtGCTGGCCCAGAAGCCCTACAGCAAGGCTGTGGATTGCTGGTCCATTGGTGTCATCGCCTACATCCT gcTGTGTGGTTACCCCCCCTTCTATGACGAGAATGATGCGAAACTCTTTGAGCAGATCTTGCGGGCTGAGTACGAATTCGACTCGCCCTACTGGGACGACATCTCCGAGTCAG CCAAAGATTTCATCCAGCACTTAATGGAGAAGGATCCCAGCAAGCGCTTCACATGTGAGCAGGCCCTGCAGCACCCCTG GATCGCCGGGGACACTGCGCTGGACAAGAACATCCACCAGTCTGTCAGTGAACAGATCAAAAAGAACTTCGCCAAGAGCAAGTGGAAA CAAGCGTTCAATGCCACCGCCGTGGTGAGACACATGAGGAAGCTGCAGCTTGGAACCAGCCAGGAAGGACCCGGGCAGACCACTCCACCCAGCCCCTGCGACCTGCTGGAGGCTGCCGCCAGCAACG GGTCAGACTCCAGGGGCTGCGACAGGTCGCTGGGGCCCAGCTCTCACTGCCCACCCCAGGACTGA
- the CAMK1 gene encoding calcium/calmodulin-dependent protein kinase type 1 isoform X1 — translation MMPLDEDGPSWKKRAQDIREIYEFRETLGTGAFSEVVLAEEKTSRKLVAIKCIAKKALEGKETSLENEIAVLHKIKHPNIVALDDIYESGGHLYLIMQLVSGGELFDRIVEKGFYTERDASQLIRQILDAVRYLHDMGIVHRDLKPENLLYYSPDPDSKIMISDFGLSKIEGSGSVMSTACGTPGYVAPEVLAQKPYSKAVDCWSIGVIAYILLCGYPPFYDENDAKLFEQILRAEYEFDSPYWDDISESAKDFIQHLMEKDPSKRFTCEQALQHPWIAGDTALDKNIHQSVSEQIKKNFAKSKWKPPVLVQQAFNATAVVRHMRKLQLGTSQEGPGQTTPPSPCDLLEAAASNGSDSRGCDRSLGPSSHCPPQD, via the exons ATGATGCCTCTGGATGAGGATGGGCCGAGCTGGAAGAAGAGAGCCCAGGACATCCGGGAGATCTACGAGTTCCGGGAGACCCTGGGCAC gggAGCCTTCTCCGAGGTGGTGCTGGCCGAGGAGAAGACGAGCCGGAAGCTGGTGGCCATTAAGTGCATTGCGAAGAAGGCCctggaggggaaggagaccagCCTGGAGAACGAGATTGCCGTCCTGCACAA GATCAAGCACCCCAACATTGTGGCTTTGGATGACATTTACGAGAGTGGGGGTCACCTCTACCTCATCATGCAGCT GGTCTCGGGTGGGGAGCTCTTTGATCGGATTGTGGAGAAGGGTTTCTACACGGAGCGAGACGCCAGCCAGCTGATCCGGCAGATCCTGGACGCTGTGAGGTACCTGCACGACATGGGCATTGTGCACCGGGACCTGAAG CCCGAGAATCTGCTCTATTACAGCCCGGACCCGGACTCCAAGATCATGATCAGTGACTTTGGGCTGTCAAAGATTGAGGGCTCTGGCAGCGTCATGTCCACGGCCTGCGGGACCCCCGGCTATGTGG ccccggaggtGCTGGCCCAGAAGCCCTACAGCAAGGCTGTGGATTGCTGGTCCATTGGTGTCATCGCCTACATCCT gcTGTGTGGTTACCCCCCCTTCTATGACGAGAATGATGCGAAACTCTTTGAGCAGATCTTGCGGGCTGAGTACGAATTCGACTCGCCCTACTGGGACGACATCTCCGAGTCAG CCAAAGATTTCATCCAGCACTTAATGGAGAAGGATCCCAGCAAGCGCTTCACATGTGAGCAGGCCCTGCAGCACCCCTG GATCGCCGGGGACACTGCGCTGGACAAGAACATCCACCAGTCTGTCAGTGAACAGATCAAAAAGAACTTCGCCAAGAGCAAGTGGAAA CCCCCTGTCCTGGTGCAGCAAGCGTTCAATGCCACCGCCGTGGTGAGACACATGAGGAAGCTGCAGCTTGGAACCAGCCAGGAAGGACCCGGGCAGACCACTCCACCCAGCCCCTGCGACCTGCTGGAGGCTGCCGCCAGCAACG GGTCAGACTCCAGGGGCTGCGACAGGTCGCTGGGGCCCAGCTCTCACTGCCCACCCCAGGACTGA
- the OGG1 gene encoding N-glycosylase/DNA lyase isoform X2 has protein sequence MGRGGGPALWGHLPCRRSELRLELVLRCGQAFRWRESSAGHWTGVLAGRVWTLRQTEERLWYNGSPGGGGGGGKAAAQRPRGRSCSPGEATRGAGSLKAPARAAPGSCDAQQILRDYFQLDVGLAGLYEAWGAMDPHFRKVAANFPGVRVLRQDPVECLFSFLCTTNNHLARITGMIERLCRAFGRRLCQLDAEPYHAFPSLQALAGVDAERRLRALGFGYRAKFVSQSAQAVLRQFGAEGLHQLRSTPYPEARRLLCALPGVGAKETFSGGSGDPMQAGRRR, from the exons CGGAGCTGCGGCTGGAGCTGGTGCTGCGCTGTGGCCAGGCCTTCCG CTGGAGGGAGAGCAGCGCCGGGCACTGGACCGGGGTCCTGGCGGGCCGCGTGTGGACGCTCAGGCAGACGGAAGAGCGGCTCTGGTACAATGGTtcaccaggaggaggaggaggaggagggaaggcagcCGCACAGAGGCCACGGGGCAGGAGCTGCAGCCCAGGGGAAGCGACCCGGGGAGCTGGCAGCCTGAAGGCCCCTGCCAGGGCGGCTCCGGGCAGCTGTGATGCCCAGCAGATCCTCCGTGACTACTTCCAGCTGGACGTAGGCCTGGCCGGGCTGTACGAGGCCTGGGGCGCAATGGACCCGCACTTCCGGAAAGTGGCTGCCAATTTCCCAG GCGTCCGCGTGCTGCGCCAGGACCCCGTCGAGtgcctcttctccttcctctgcaccaCCAACAACCACCTGGCGCGCATCACGGGCATGATCGAGCGCCTCTGCCGGGCCTTCGGTCGCCGTCTCTGCCAGCTGGACGCGGAGCCGTACCACGCCTTCCCCTCGCTGCAGGCCCTGGCCG GGGTTGACGCTGAGCGCCGGCTCCGGGCTCTGGGCTTTGGCTACCGGGCAAAGTTTGTGAGCCAGAGCGCCCAGGCTGTGCTGAGGCAGTTTGGGGCCGAGGGGTTGCACCAGCTGCGCAGCACCCCCTACCCGGAAGCCAGGAGGCTGCTCTGCGCCCTGCCCGGCGTGGGGGCCAAG GAGACTTTTTCCGGAGGCTCTGGGGATCCCATGCAGGCTGGGCGCAGGCGGTGA